The following coding sequences lie in one Dehalobacter sp. 12DCB1 genomic window:
- the thiE gene encoding thiamine phosphate synthase: protein MKVDKNSVLLYVVTDRTWLNGNKLENQVEEIIKTGATFIQLREKELGFESFVREGKIVKEITDKYNIPFVINDNIDVALAVDADGVHVGQNDRNSRDVRMLIGKDKILGVSVETVEQAILAESQGADYLGVGAVFSTSTKEDAADVPLETLRTICSSVSIPVVAIGGINENNLLQLRGSGVSGVAIISAIFAKPDVASATRKLLLLAKDLIK, encoded by the coding sequence TTGAAAGTAGATAAAAACTCCGTGCTTTTGTATGTTGTCACTGATAGGACCTGGCTTAACGGCAATAAACTTGAAAATCAGGTTGAAGAGATTATCAAAACAGGCGCAACGTTTATTCAGCTTCGTGAAAAGGAGCTTGGCTTTGAAAGTTTTGTAAGAGAAGGTAAAATAGTAAAAGAAATAACTGATAAGTACAACATTCCGTTTGTGATTAACGACAATATTGATGTTGCACTTGCAGTTGATGCAGACGGTGTTCATGTCGGACAAAATGATAGGAATTCAAGGGATGTGCGCATGCTGATTGGAAAAGACAAAATTCTCGGTGTCTCTGTCGAAACAGTTGAGCAGGCCATTCTTGCTGAAAGTCAGGGAGCTGATTATCTTGGTGTTGGTGCGGTATTTTCAACTTCAACCAAAGAGGATGCTGCGGATGTTCCGCTGGAAACACTCCGAACGATTTGCTCCTCGGTCAGCATTCCTGTTGTGGCGATAGGCGGAATCAATGAAAACAATCTTTTACAGTTGAGAGGTAGTGGGGTTAGCGGCGTTGCGATAATATCCGCAATATTCGCCAAACCGGATGTCGCTTCAGCAACCCGAAAACTGCTCTTGCTTGCAAAAGATTTGATAAAATAG
- the thiM gene encoding hydroxyethylthiazole kinase, giving the protein MFKQILGNVNSNVPLVHAITNYVTVNDCANIILASGGSPIMADDIAEAGEITSICSALIINIGTLNERTIKSMITAGKKANELKVPVILDPVGAGASALRNETIFTLLKEVNFAVIRGNISEIKFIASGSSNAQGVDASASDAVTADSLDSVVALAQELSKATGAVIAITGATDIVADSKKAYIINNGHPMMSRVTGTGCMLTAVIGSFVGANKAHVLEATATAVAAMGLCGELAYQRLCELDGGTNTFRMLLIDYMSKINADLLKDGAKIESR; this is encoded by the coding sequence ATGTTTAAGCAAATATTAGGAAATGTCAATTCAAATGTGCCGCTTGTCCATGCTATCACCAATTATGTTACAGTCAACGACTGTGCGAATATTATCCTGGCCAGCGGGGGTTCTCCGATTATGGCAGATGATATAGCCGAAGCCGGCGAAATCACCTCGATTTGTTCCGCCCTTATTATAAATATCGGGACCCTGAATGAAAGAACCATAAAATCTATGATTACAGCGGGGAAAAAGGCTAATGAGCTTAAGGTTCCTGTAATCTTAGACCCTGTGGGGGCAGGGGCTTCGGCCTTGCGTAATGAAACAATATTTACACTTTTGAAAGAAGTAAATTTTGCTGTAATCCGAGGGAACATATCGGAAATCAAATTTATTGCTTCGGGAAGCAGTAATGCACAGGGGGTTGATGCCTCAGCCTCTGATGCAGTCACAGCAGATAGCCTGGACAGCGTGGTTGCCTTGGCCCAAGAGCTGTCCAAAGCTACAGGGGCGGTCATTGCAATTACAGGAGCAACCGACATTGTTGCGGACAGTAAAAAGGCTTATATCATTAATAACGGTCACCCCATGATGAGTCGTGTAACCGGAACGGGTTGTATGCTTACAGCCGTGATTGGAAGCTTTGTCGGTGCGAACAAAGCACATGTTCTGGAGGCAACGGCTACGGCTGTGGCCGCCATGGGGCTTTGCGGAGAGCTTGCCTACCAAAGGCTTTGTGAGCTTGACGGCGGCACGAACACGTTTAGAATGCTGCTTATCGATTATATGAGCAAAATTAATGCCGATCTCTTAAAGGACGGTGCCAAAATTGAAAGTAGATAA